Proteins from a genomic interval of Polyodon spathula isolate WHYD16114869_AA chromosome 1, ASM1765450v1, whole genome shotgun sequence:
- the LOC121297573 gene encoding UPF0602 protein C4orf47 homolog translates to MASEVKTAMERIGLFSEPTYITIGDKYTSLYNRPFNDAASKNKQMLPGGSKVRSALQEGYFDSQFKRVFEKEAYSDPVKLRRQFKMQQSKKNLGKPFYPSNGEKKPSGAGSYYGTLSAPIQAMSALQAPKKPYKSPGKNVLTNPPKHGTGYGYHNLTLSKPYPYTSDPYDREKEMRTTYNSSHRNSLRGGTFFINLHPKDLFDCNPYKLDKPLPPVKKNGGKKPAVVPFKPSSPPKKIGGMKAGTFEVYPSHSADPFTVKTTKAITKNEKGRIFQPSPGPKSRPVKSVVIANIMK, encoded by the exons ATGGCTTCCGAAGTAAAGACAGCTATGGAGAGGATTGGCCTCTTCAGTGAGCCAACCTATATCACTATTGGGGACAAATACACGTCTCTTTACAACA GACCTTTCAATGACGCAGCATCCAAAAACAAGCAAATGTTGCCTGGAGGCTCGAAGGTGAGGTCAGCCCTTCAAGAGGGTTACTTTGATTCTCAGTTTAAGAGAGTCTTTGAAAAAGAAGCCTATTCTGACCCTGTCAAATTAAGGAGACAATTCAAGATGCAGCAGTCAAAGAAGAATCTAGGAAAACCCTTTTATCCCagcaatggggaaaaaaagcc GTCAGGAGCCGGCAGCTACTATGGGACACTTAGTGCTCCCATTCAAGCAATGAGTGCACTACAAGCACCCAAAAAACCTTACAAATCGCCAGGAAAGAATGTTTTAACAAACCCTCCAAAGCACGGAACTGGATACGG aTATCACAATTTAACTTTGTCAAAACCGTACCCGTACACTTCAGACCCATATGACAGAGAAAAAGAAATGAGAACG ACATACAATTCATCACACAGAAACTCGCTCAGAGGTGGAACGTTTTTCATAAACCTCCATCCAAAAGATCTATTTGATTGCAATCCCTACAAACTTGACAAGCCTTTGCCACCTGTAAAGAAAAATGGAGGGAAAAAGCCTGCTGTTGTACCATTTAAACCAAGTTCACCACCGAAGAAG ATTGGTGGCATGAAAGCAGGAACCTTTGAAGTGTATCCTTCCCATTCGGCAGACCCCTTTACAGTGAAAACAACAAAGGCTATCACTAAAAACGAGAAAGGAAGGATATTCCAACCATCCCCTGGACCAAAAAGCAGGCCTGTAAAAAGTGTTGTTATTGCCAATATCATGAAGTAA
- the ankrd37 gene encoding ankyrin repeat domain-containing protein 37, protein MLLLNSDSQFDCLSNLVEAGTAVNSNGDPFGQSPVHLAACGDQAFCLLWLLKTGADANEQDCYGEAPIHKAAKAGSLECISLLIASDARLGLCNNDGQTAEDLAWSYGFHDCARFLTTVKMTQSLKSSGPPERMDFGDLSHTIAGQKRAFTSNADNDRKRTREW, encoded by the exons TTTGATTGCTTGAGTAACCTTGTGGAGGCAGGCACTGCAGTGAACTCCAACGGTGATCCATTTGGCCAATCTCCTGTTCATCTGGCAGCTTGTGGTGACCAAGCATTTTGCTTGCTGTGGCTTTTAAAAACTGGAGCAGATGCAAACGAAcag GACTGTTACGGAGAAGCTCCAATCCACAAAGCAGCCAAGGCAGGGAGTTTGGAATGCATTAGTCTCCTTATTGCAAGTGATGCAAGACTTGG GTTGTGTAACAACGATGGACAAACTGCAGAAGATCTTGCTTGGTCATATGGATTCCATGACTGTGCCAGGTTTTTGACTACTGTTAAAATGACTCAAAGTCTAAAATCTAGTGGACCACCTGAAAGAATGGATTTTGGAGACTTGAGCCACACTATTGCAGGACAGAAACGAGCATTCACAAGTAATGCAGATAATGACCGGAAGCGGACAAGAGAATGGTAA